One window from the genome of Hippoglossus hippoglossus isolate fHipHip1 chromosome 10, fHipHip1.pri, whole genome shotgun sequence encodes:
- the neurog1 gene encoding neurogenin-1 isoform X1, with the protein MDCLSLSQITMDFFPHTDDEDSRSSLGCSSPEQPQKKRRRGRGGAPVPVVKKNRRVKANDRERNRMHNLNDALEALRGVLPAMPDETKLTKIETLRFAHNYIWALSETIRIADLGRTGDISLLLNPARLSGAPSPGSDSCSWSSSGSSGSSGSSGSSSSSSPPYCASSPGSPVAQDCGFLQQDPVFGFRSLVPGIY; encoded by the coding sequence ATggactgtctgtctctgtctcagatCACCATGGACTTCTTCCCTCACACCGATGACGAGGACTCCCGCAGCAGTCTCGGGTGCTCGTCCCCGGAGCAGCCGCAGAAGAAGCGGCGGCGCGGGCGCGGCGGAGCCCCGGTGCCGGTGGTGAAGAAGAACCGGCGGGTGAAGGCCAACGACCGGGAGAGGAACCGGATGCACAACCTGAACGACGCGCTGGAGGCGCTGCGGGGGGTCCTGCCCGCCATGCCCGACGAGACCAAACTCACCAAGATCGAGACTCTGCGTTTCGCGCACAACTACATCTGGGCTCTGTCGGAGACCATCCGCATCGCAGACCTGGGGAGGACCGGGGACATCTCGCTGCTGCTGAACCCGGCCCGCCTCAGCGGAGCCCCGAGCCCCGGCAGCGACTCCTGCTCCTGGAGCTCCAGCGGCTCCAGCGGCTCCAGCGGCTCCAGcggctcctcgtcctcctcctccccgcctTACTGCGCCTCCAGCCCGGGCAGCCCCGTCGCGCAGGACTGCGGCTTCCTGCAGCAGGACCCAGTGTTCGGCTTCCGTAGCCTCGTACCGGGCATctactga
- the neurog1 gene encoding neurogenin-1 isoform X2: protein MDFFPHTDDEDSRSSLGCSSPEQPQKKRRRGRGGAPVPVVKKNRRVKANDRERNRMHNLNDALEALRGVLPAMPDETKLTKIETLRFAHNYIWALSETIRIADLGRTGDISLLLNPARLSGAPSPGSDSCSWSSSGSSGSSGSSGSSSSSSPPYCASSPGSPVAQDCGFLQQDPVFGFRSLVPGIY from the coding sequence ATGGACTTCTTCCCTCACACCGATGACGAGGACTCCCGCAGCAGTCTCGGGTGCTCGTCCCCGGAGCAGCCGCAGAAGAAGCGGCGGCGCGGGCGCGGCGGAGCCCCGGTGCCGGTGGTGAAGAAGAACCGGCGGGTGAAGGCCAACGACCGGGAGAGGAACCGGATGCACAACCTGAACGACGCGCTGGAGGCGCTGCGGGGGGTCCTGCCCGCCATGCCCGACGAGACCAAACTCACCAAGATCGAGACTCTGCGTTTCGCGCACAACTACATCTGGGCTCTGTCGGAGACCATCCGCATCGCAGACCTGGGGAGGACCGGGGACATCTCGCTGCTGCTGAACCCGGCCCGCCTCAGCGGAGCCCCGAGCCCCGGCAGCGACTCCTGCTCCTGGAGCTCCAGCGGCTCCAGCGGCTCCAGCGGCTCCAGcggctcctcgtcctcctcctccccgcctTACTGCGCCTCCAGCCCGGGCAGCCCCGTCGCGCAGGACTGCGGCTTCCTGCAGCAGGACCCAGTGTTCGGCTTCCGTAGCCTCGTACCGGGCATctactga